A single Panulirus ornatus isolate Po-2019 chromosome 18, ASM3632096v1, whole genome shotgun sequence DNA region contains:
- the LOC139755116 gene encoding pancreatic triacylglycerol lipase-like: MAGTKSAGVRVARACRLLVLVVALAAPSSPQNFLELLAQVSEDLPALGRAIHTAFKSGNSRQQARSGLGESPSSDRHCFGELGCLVTGGDFHHPRYRPLNVEPETREVINVSFTIRSKEDPLGVVVPGLDIQRVLRSSFTPVRDTKILIHGYFNGRDMPWFSDVASALSSNGDYNVVFVDWTDGSIALYSQAVANARVVGLEVAHFVNWLRDQTGLDPGRVHLIGHSLGAHISGYAGERISGLGRITGLDPADPYFEHMPTTVRLDPSDALLVDVIHTDSSPFSFAGGYGMRQPAGHLDFYPNDGQHQPGCQPPALDPLRWLVNGKNLTTAWHAVQDKLGCNHIRAARLFTDSIVSPCPYLAFRCDSYQSFREGKCFSCGEDGSGCVPMGLHASAWSGRRQASVKLFLSTGNEQQLCLHHHRLRIKLGQLGDAPSGGMGFLNITLLTNTGRSAHFDLTAGLPKTFSSKKMYTFLLEHGEDLSSSEAAMVTWTCGRACRGDGLPLSSLSLLNVENFFQRKLKAARSLGESGKEVMLCPDAGSPGVVLARSEKTVLLVASPACATDQPSDVLPRPGPGN, translated from the exons ATGGCAG GGACGAAGAGCGCTGGTGTGAGGGTGGCGAGGGCGTGTCGGCTTCTGGTTCTAGTGGTCGCTTTGGCGGCCCCATCCAGCCCTCAGAACTTCCTGGAGCTGTTGGCACAGGTGTCCGAGGACCTCCCGGCATTAGGACGCGCCATCCACACCGCCTTTAAATCCGGAAATTCCCGCCAGCAAGCTAGAAGTG GACTTGGAGAGTCTCCATCCTCCGACCGCCACTGCTTTGGTGAGCTCGGGTGCTTAGTGACAGGCGGGGACTTCCATCACCCGAGGTACCGGCCCCTGAACGTGGAGCCGGAGACGCGCGAAGTCATAAACGTCTCGTTCACCATCCGCTCGAAGGAGGACCCGCTTGGTGTAGTGGTCCCGGGTCTAGACATCCAGCGAGTCCTCAGGTCTTCCTTCACTCCCGTCAGGGACACCAAGATCCTCATCCATGGCTACTTCAATGGTCGGGATATGCCTTGGTTTTCG GACGTTGCCAGTGCCTTATCTTCCAATGGGGATTACAACGTCGTGTTTGTGGACTGGACCGACGGATCGATCGCCCTTTACAGCCAAGCCGTTGCCAACGCCCGCGTGGTAGGCCTGGAGGTCGCCCACTTCGTCAACTGGCTCAGGGACCAAACGGGTCTCGACCCGGGACGTGTCCACCTTATCGGCCACTCCTTAGGGGCTCACATCTCTG GATACGCAGGAGAAAGGATCAGCGGATTGGGGCGCATCACTGGGCTGGACCCAGCGGATCCTTACTTCGAGCACATGCCTACCACCGTCCGCCTCGACCCCTCTGATGCCCTCCTGGTGGACGTCATCCACACAGACTCCTCGCCCTTCTCCTTCG CCGGAGGGTACGGGATGCGGCAGCCAGCTGGGCACCTGGACTTCTACCCGAACGATGGTCAGCATCAGCCTGGATGCCAGCCCCCTGCCTTGGATCCGCTCAGATGGCTGGTCAACGGAAAGAACCTTACTACCG CCTGGCATGCCGTCCAGGACAAGCTAGGATGCAACCATATCCGCGCAGCTAGGCTCTTCACAGATTCCATTGTTTCACCGTGTCCCTACCTGGCCTTCCGCTGTGACTCCTACCAGAGCTTCAGGGAA GGAAAGTGCTTCAGCTGTGGTGAGGACGGTAGCGGCTGCGTGCCCATGGGTCTCCATGCCAGTGCTTGGTCCGGCCGGAGACAAGCTAGCGTCAAGCTCTTCCTCTCCACAGGAAACGAACAACAACTCTGCC TGCACCACCACCGGCTAAGGATAAAACTGGGACAGCTCGGAGACGCACCGTCCGGTGGTATGGGTTTCCTAAACATCACCCTCCTCACAAACACCGGCCGCTCTGCGCACTTCGACCTCACTGCTGG GCTACCCAAAACGTTCAGTTCCAAGAAAATGTATACCTTCCTGTTGGAGCATGGAGAAGACCTCAGCTCCAGCGAAGCCGCTATGGTGACCTGGACCTGCGGACGCGCCTGCCGTGGTGATGGCCTCCCACtgtccagcctctccctcctgaatGTGGAAAACTTCTTCCAGAG GAAGCTGAAGGCTGCTCGCTCGTTGGGCGAGTCAGGGAAGGAGGTGATGCTGTGCCCAGACGCCGGGAGCCCGGGTGTCGTCCTTGCCCGCAGTGAGAAGACGGTCCTTCTGGTGGCCTCGCCCGCCTGCGCCACAGACCAACCCTCCGATGTTCTGCCACGCCCGGGCCCAGGCAATTGA
- the LOC139755117 gene encoding uncharacterized protein — MGFLNITLLTNTGRSAHFDLTAGLPKTFSSKKMYTFLLEHGEDLSSSEAAMVTWTCGRACRGDGLPLSSLSLLNVENFFQRKLKAARSLGESGKEVMLCPDAGSPGVVLARSEKTVLLVASPACATDQPSDVLPRPGPGN; from the exons ATGGGTTTCCTAAACATCACCCTCCTCACAAACACCGGCCGCTCTGCGCACTTCGACCTCACTGCTGG GCTACCCAAAACGTTCAGTTCCAAGAAAATGTATACCTTCCTGTTGGAGCATGGAGAAGACCTCAGCTCCAGCGAAGCCGCTATGGTGACCTGGACCTGCGGACGCGCCTGCCGTGGTGATGGCCTCCCACtgtccagcctctccctcctgaatGTGGAAAACTTCTTCCAGAG GAAGCTGAAGGCTGCTCGCTCGTTGGGCGAGTCAGGGAAGGAGGTGATGCTGTGCCCAGACGCCGGGAGCCCGGGTGTCGTCCTTGCCCGCAGTGAGAAGACGGTCCTTCTGGTGGCCTCGCCCGCCTGCGCCACAGACCAACCCTCCGATGTTCTGCCACGCCCGGGCCCAGGCAATTGA